One Polaribacter sp. KT25b DNA segment encodes these proteins:
- the lpdA gene encoding dihydrolipoyl dehydrogenase: MKYDIIVIGSGPGGYIAAVRASQLGKKVAIIEKYSTLGGTCLNVGCIPSKALLDSSHHYYDAVHHFEEHGITVEKPSFDFAKMVERKAKVVETTTGGIKYLMDKNKVDVYEGLGSFEDATHVKITKNDGSSEIIEGINIIIATGSKPSTLPFISIDKERIITSTEALELKEVPKHLLVIGGGVIGLELGSVYKRLGADVTVVEYAPKITPTMDADVSKELQKVLKKQGMKFNVSTGVTSVERNGDEVIVKANNKKGEEVTFTGDYCLVAVGRKPYTEGLGLEKAGVKVSERGQIDVNDHLQTNIANIYAIGDVVKGAMLAHKAEEEGVVVAEFLAGEKPHIDYNLIPGIVYTWPEVAAVGKTEQELKDAKIDYKSGKFSMRALGRSRASGDIDGFVKVLADKNTDEILGVHMVGARVADLIMEAAVAMEYRASAEDLARICHGHPTYSEAVKEAAKAAWDGKPLNA; this comes from the coding sequence ATGAAATACGATATTATTGTTATTGGTTCTGGACCTGGAGGATATATTGCTGCAGTTAGAGCTTCTCAATTAGGAAAAAAAGTAGCAATTATTGAAAAATATTCAACTTTAGGAGGAACTTGTTTAAATGTTGGATGCATTCCTTCTAAAGCTTTACTCGATTCTTCTCACCATTATTATGATGCTGTTCATCATTTTGAAGAACATGGAATTACAGTAGAAAAGCCTTCTTTCGATTTCGCAAAAATGGTTGAAAGAAAAGCAAAAGTTGTAGAAACAACAACAGGCGGAATTAAATACCTAATGGACAAAAATAAAGTTGATGTTTATGAAGGCTTAGGTTCTTTTGAAGATGCAACTCATGTTAAAATTACTAAAAATGATGGTTCATCAGAAATAATTGAAGGAATAAATATTATTATAGCAACTGGCTCAAAACCATCTACTTTGCCTTTTATTTCTATTGATAAAGAACGCATAATTACCTCTACAGAAGCTTTAGAATTAAAAGAAGTTCCTAAACATTTATTGGTAATTGGTGGTGGAGTTATTGGTTTAGAATTAGGTTCTGTATACAAACGTTTGGGCGCAGATGTTACCGTTGTAGAATATGCTCCAAAAATTACACCAACTATGGATGCTGATGTTTCTAAAGAACTTCAAAAAGTTTTAAAGAAACAAGGAATGAAGTTTAACGTAAGCACAGGTGTTACTTCTGTTGAAAGAAATGGTGATGAAGTAATTGTAAAAGCAAACAATAAAAAAGGCGAAGAAGTTACTTTTACTGGAGATTATTGTTTAGTTGCTGTTGGTAGAAAACCGTATACAGAAGGTTTAGGCTTAGAAAAAGCAGGTGTTAAAGTTTCAGAAAGAGGACAAATTGATGTAAATGATCATTTACAAACAAATATTGCTAATATTTATGCAATTGGAGATGTTGTTAAAGGCGCAATGTTAGCACATAAAGCAGAAGAAGAAGGTGTTGTTGTTGCAGAATTTTTAGCTGGCGAAAAACCACATATTGATTATAATTTAATTCCTGGAATTGTGTACACTTGGCCAGAAGTTGCTGCAGTTGGTAAAACAGAACAAGAATTAAAAGACGCTAAAATTGATTATAAATCTGGTAAATTTTCTATGAGAGCTTTAGGAAGGTCTAGAGCAAGTGGAGATATAGATGGTTTTGTAAAAGTTTTAGCAGATAAAAATACTGATGAAATTTTAGGAGTTCATATGGTTGGTGCGCGTGTTGCAGATTTAATTATGGAAGCTGCAGTTGCTATGGAATATAGAGCTTCGGCAGAAGATTTAGCAAGAATTTGTCATGGTCATCCAACATATTCAGAAGCTGTTAAAGAAGCTGCAAAAGCTGCTTGGGATGGAAAACCATTAAACGCATAA